Genomic segment of Williamwhitmania taraxaci:
ATTCAAAACAGGTTCGAACTGCCTTTTTGGAGTTTTTCCGAAGCAAACAACACGAAGTTGTGCCTTCCGCTCCTATGGTTGTGAAGAACGACCCTACCCTGATGTTTACCAATGCAGGGATGAACCAGTTTAAGGATATTTTTCTGAATATTTCAGCCCCAAAATACTCACGAGTAGCCAATTCACAGAAGTGTTTGCGTGTGTCGGGGAAGCACAACGACCTAGAGGAAGTAGGCCACGACACCTATCACCATACTATGTTCGAAATGCTCGGCAACTGGTCGTTCGGCAACTATTTCAAGAAAGAGGCTATCAACTGGGCTTGGGAATTTTTGGTGGAAGAACTAAAACTTCCAAAGGAAAGACTCTACGCAACGGTTTTTGAAGGAAATGCAGAAGAGGGAATTGATCCCGATAGCGAAGCGCTCGCGTTGTGGAAGCAGTATCTTCCCGAAAACAGAATTATCTGGGGAAACAAAAAAGATAACTTCTGGGAAATGGGCGATTCAGGTCCTTGTGGACCATGCAGCGAACTGCATATAGACCTTCGGTCCGATGAACTCAGAGCTCTAATTCCAGGAGAAACGCTTGTAAACACAAGCGATCCACTCGTAATTGAGGTCTGGAACTTAGTATTTATACAGTTCAACAGAAAAGCCAACGGTGCCCTTGAACCACTGCCCGCAAAACATGTGGACACAGGAATGGGCTTCGAACGTCTGTGCATGGCAGTTCAAGGAAAACAAAGCAACTACGACACTGACGTTTTCCAACCAATCATTCAAAAAATAGCATCCCTCTCGGGAAAGGTATATGGTAGCGATGCCAAAGCGGACATTGCCATGCGCGTTATTGCCGATCACCTAAGAGCCATATCCTTCGCCATTGCCGATGGACAACTACCCTCAAACGTTAAAGCAGGTTACGTTATTCGGCGTATTCTACGCCGAGCAGTACGTTACGGATTCACCTTCTTAGGCTTCACAGAACCCTCGCTCTACAAGTTGGTTCAAACGCTGGTTGACCAAATGGGTGATGCTTACCCCGACCTAAAAAAGCAGCAGCAATTGGTTGAAAAGGTTATTGCAGAGGAAGAATCATCTTTCCTTCGAACACTAGACACGGGCATAAGGCTTCTTGACCAGCACATAGAAGTGGCTCGTAAAGATGGAAAGTTAGAGATTAGTGGTAGCAGTGCATTCGAACTTTACGACACCTTTGGATTTCCGCTCGATCTTACTGAGCTAATTCTTCGCGAAAAAGGCATGAGCGTTGATCGTGATGGTTTTAACAAAGCCATGGAAGTTCAAAAGGAAAGAAGTCGGGCTGCTGCAGTTACCGAAACCGACGACTGGGTGGAGGTTAAACCACTTACCACCGTTGAGTTTGTCGGATACGACAATATCGAATCGGAGGTAAATATTTGCCGTTACCGTACCGTGAAGGCAAAAAACAAGACACTTTATCAACTGGTGTTTGACCGAACTCCATTTTATGCTGAATCGGGTGGACAAGTGGGCGATTCAGGATACATTGAAGCAGATGGAGAACGCATTGTAATTATTGACACTCAGAAGGAAAACAACCTTATTGTACACATTACTGAAACATTACCAAAAAATCCATCAGTCAGTTTTCACGCTGCCATAAACACTCACCAGAGACAGCTTACTGCCAACAACCACTCAGCAACCCACTTGCTCCATGAAGCACTAAGAGAAACACTTGGAACACATGTAGAGCAAAAAGGATCGTTGGTTAACCCCGAAAATATTCGCTTCGACTTTGCCCATTTCCAAAAACTAAGTGAGGAGGATATTGCAAAAATAGAAGCGATTGTAAACAGAAAAATCAGGGAAAACCATGCACTCGTAGAAAGAAGAAACACTCCGATTGCCGAAGCTCAGAAACTTGGAGCAATGGCTCTGTTTGGTGAAAAGTATGGAGATAGTGTTCGTGTTATCCAATTTGGCACATCTGTTGAATTATGTGGAGGAACACACGTTTCTGCCTCTGGCAAGATCGGATTCTTTAAGATCACTTCGGAGGGAGCAATCTCTGCAGGTGTTCGACGTATAGAGGCCATAACTGCCGATAGAGCAGAGCAATTCATCAACGAATCCCTCAACGAAATAAAGGAAGCGAAAACCCTACTCAACAACAACGGTCCTATTGCCCATGGAATTCAGAAGATGCTTGAAGAAAACAAGCGACTTACCAAAGAACTAGAAGGGTTGATGAAGGAGAAACTATCTATAATAAAGGAGGCGTTGAAAGCGAAAGCGAAGGTATTAAACGGTGTTACGCTCATTGCCGAAACATTCGATCTTAGCCCCGATTCAATCAAGGATCTTGCCTACCAGCTAAAGGGAGAAATCGTCAACCTCGCGTTTGTGGCAGGAAGTATTGCAGGTGGAAAGCCATCGCTCACCATCATGCTCAGCGACTCTGTGATGAAAGAAAAAGGGCTGAATGCGTCAACCATAGTTAGAGAGGCAGCTAAGGAAATACAAGGTGGTGGCGGTGGCCAACCCTTCTTTGCTTCTGCCGGCGGAAAAAACATTGACGGTATCCAAGCAGCAATAGCCAAGGCAACTAGCCTGATTACACAATAAATTTATATCTTAAAAAACACGAAGGCGCTGATTTGTTTCAGCGCTTTCATTATTTCTAAAAAGGTTGTAAATTGGGACCTGAACCTAAAACAAATAAGCATGGAACTTATTGAAAAAACAGAACCAAAATATGCAGGATTCTGGCTTCGATTTGTAGCGAATATAATTGACCAACTATTGCTACAGACAGTTATTGTAATATTTACTTTGCCACTAATTTTCGGCATGGTGACAGGAATTATTACGGCCTCAAAGGAGCAAGGCGACGCGTCAAAGGCAATTGCCATTATTAGCGTTGTAATGGGCTTTGTCGCGCTACTGTTTGCCGTATCGTTAATTGTTGGATGGCTTTACTACGCCATAATGGAGTCGTCGAAACAACAAGGTACGCTTGGGAAAATGGCCTTGGGAATAAAGGTTACCGATATAGAGGGAAACAAGATTACGTTTACTCGGGCTACCGGTCGCTATTTTGGAAAAATCATTTCGAACATGACAATTTACATCGGCTATATCATGGCTGGGTTTACGGTAAAAAAGCAAGCCTTGCACGACATCATTGCTGACTGCCTCGTCATAAAAAAAGACAACTAACCATAAAAAACGCCGAAGCAATCTTCGGCGTTTCGCTTTTTGATTGATAAATCCGCGCTTAATAGGTTTTTGTTATTCGACTATTGACAACAATCGTAAAATCGGCGTGTCCTTCATTTTCATCATCCAACGTTTCCAGCTGATCTTGCTCCACTGTAGTAATAACAAGAATTTTCAACTTGGGCATTTTCCGGTGAACTAAATCCACAATTCCTTCATGATTATCGGAATGATAGCTTCCATTGAAATGCAAAAAAGCGCCCTCTTTAGGAAAGTTTAGCATAATAAAATGAGCCATTGTGGCGTCTTTTGCCGCTTGGGCATCCACTATATACGCAGGTCCATGACCACCGGAAGCCATCGCCATGCTTTGCATCGACTTGTAGCAGGACAAACTGGTATCGTAAAGAATGGGAAGAGGGGCAAAATACCTTTTTGCATCAGCCGAGAACGAGTTCAGAATAAACAATCCATCCTTACCTACGGCTGCGGCATACCGTCTAGGTATATTGGTAGCCACAAAACGCAATTTATTCGCCAGCGCAAATTCCACGAGCGGCTTATAATCGGTTTTATAGTTGGGCCAAAACCGTCCGTCCGCTTCAAACTTCTGGATAGGTATTCGTTTCTCGAGTAGTTCATCTAGCAAAAGTTGGTTGTCGGCCTCAAACATTTCAGCACCAAGAACCAAATTACTACTAAAGCGCTTCTGCATAGATACGGCAAGTTCCAATTCCAGCCAATGAGCAATTGCGCTGTTATGGAGTTCACCAAAAAACACTACATCAGAATTATTGGCCTGTTCGGCCAGTATTTCGAAAGACACAATACTAGCCTTGGAGTTAAATATTCTATAGGGCACAACCTCCTGTGCCTGAATAACAATCGCCAATAATGAAAGAATAAGCGAAGCAACCATTTTCTTCATAAGGACACGTTTTAATTTACTTGTTAGATACTTTAAGACCAATCCCTGTTAACCAAATCAAGACAAAAGTAACGACACCATTGTATATCAACAATTCGAATCCGATAGCAAACAAGTATGTAGCACCAAAACAGAGTATGGGCGCAAGCACCGCCGCCACGGGAACGAGGTAGTCCCTCACCCTTCGTTTGGTCAACACCCCAAATGCGTATAGGCCCAACAGAGGTCCATAGGTATAACCCGCAACGGTGTAAATTGCCTTTATCACCGCCTCATTGTTAATGGCCTTAAAGAGCAGAATTATGGCAATGAGTAGGAGCGACATCCCGAGGTGAACCATTGTCCGAATGCGCTTCAGTCTAGTTTCGTCATACTTGCCGGCTCCTAAAATATCGACAGTAAAAGATGTAGTTAGGGCTGTTAGCGCAGAATCGGCACTGGAGTATGCCGCAGCAATTACCCCTACTACAAAGGTTACCCCAAGAGTCGCGTGCAGATACCCCCCGGTGGCAATGAGCGGGAATAGTTTATCGGTTTTAGCCGGGATATCGAGTCCTATCCTTTGGGCATAAAGAACCAAGAGCACGCCCATCGACATAAATATGAGATTGATTGGAACAAACATTAAGCTGTACCAATACATGTTTTTTTTGGCATCGGACAAACTCCTACAGCTAAGATTCTTTTGCATTTGATCCTGATCAAGTCCTGTCATGACAATAGGAATAAAAACTCCTGCTAGAAATTGTTTCCAGAAGTAGAGTTTACTCATGGGATCGTCGAAGAACCAAACTCTAGAATACTTGCTGTTGTGGACTGCATCTACCATTTGTCCAAAGGAGAAACCCATGGCGTTTGACACCAACACTAAACATAGCACAACTGCGGTGAGCATTGCAAAAGTTTGAACCAGATCGGTCCAAATAATAGTCTTAACCCCGCCCTTATAAGTGTAGAGATAGATCAGTCCAATTGTTACTGAAACAGAAACCCAGAAAGGAACACCAACCTTATCGAAAATGACTGTTTGAAGGACGATTGCCACAATATACAATCGAAATGCAGAACCTATCGATCGACTAAGCAGGAAGAAGAGCGCACCCGTTTTATAGGAAAAAAAACCAAATCTTGATTCGAGGTAGGAGTATATTGAAGTGAGATTTAATCGATAGTAGAGCGGCAGCAGCACATTGGCAACCACCAAATAACCAACGAGAAAACCCAAAACCATTTGCAAATAGGAGAACTGTTCAGTGTAAACAGCCCCAGGCACCGAAATGAAGGTAACCCCGGAAATGGAAGTTCCGATCATCCCAATGGCGATAATATACCAAGGAGATTTTCGCGTCCCACCAAAAAAACTCTTACTATCGACCTTTCGAGTGGTTAGGTAGGAGATTCCGACAAGAACAACAAAATAAAAAACTATAATAAAGCTAACCAACAGAGGCGACATAGAAATACTTTTTTTAACAAAGAAAACATATTTACCCAAAACACCCAACTTGGATTTAAAACAAACCTCATGAGTATTCATTATACCGATGATCAAAGAACACCTCAGGAAATTCGAATACCTTTTCTTACCCGATTATTCAACCATTATTGATAAATTTGCAGCGGTAAAACAACGGGATGAGACATAGCGGGTGATGTATCATCGTCGGAAGAAGCAAAAAAAAGAATAGTAAGCAACCGTAATTTCAGCAATATACTAATACCTTTTCATGTGAATCTCATCAACTTTCCATCCAAACATCTTGAAAATGCTGTAGAGGAATTATCAAAACTCCCTGGTGTTGGAAAAAAAACCGCTTTGCGATTAGCACTCCACCTTCTTAAGCAACCGCAGGAAGATGTAGAACGGTTTGGCCGCTCAGTAATTGAAATGCGCACCCAAACCCAATACTGCTCCTTGTGCCACAATATTTCCGATTCAGAGACCTGTAGCATTTGCGCATCGCCGCGCCGCGATCATAGTTTGGTGTGCGTAGTAGAATCAGTACGTGATGTCATGAGCATAGAAAACACAGGGAGTTTCAGCGGAGTATACCATGTCCTTGGAGGTATTATCTCGCCGATGGAAGGCGTAGGCCCATCCGATTTAAAGATTGATTCATTGGTCAACAAAATTGCGAGCGGAACCGTAAAAGAGATAATTTTAGCACTTAGCACTACGATGGAAGGAGAAACAACTAATTTTTATATCTTTAGAAAAATTAGAAACCACTCGGTAACGGTTACAACTATTGCCCGAGGAATTGGCTTTGGAGACGAGTTGGAGTACACCGATGAGGTTACCCTGAGCCGCTCCATAAAAAACAGGATACTTTTTGACGCAGGGACAAATACGCTATAGTCCCAGAAATGATTTGAACATGAAAAACGTTTTTTTTATATTCCTTCTACTTTCTAGCCTGGTAGGAACATCCTATGGGCAAGACTACGAATCGGCGCTAAAAACCGGTTTTGAAAAAATCGATAAAAAAGATTTTAAGGGAGCCATCGAGGACTTTAAAATTGCACTAAAATCGAAACCAGGCGATTTAGATGCCACCTACGGACTAATTGCGAGCAACCTCTTTTCCGACAACATAAAGGAGGCTCAAAGTTTGCTTTCCAGCGCGTTAGTCGGAAACCCTAACTATGCAGGTTTTTTGCTGGCGCAAGCAATCATCAGCATTAAGAAAAACGAACTTGACAATGCCATCTCCTTTCTAGATAAGGCTGCCGAGCAAAACAATAAAACATTCGAGGAACAAATAATACTCAACCGAGGTTCCCTGAAAGTTAAAAGGGAAGATTATGAAGGAGCCCTTGCCGACTTTAACAAACTTCTTGCGATAAACCCTAGCAACGGTGGTGCCTATAGCAATATCGGAATTCTCTACTATAAGCAAGAGAAGTATAAAGAGGCAATAACCAGTTTCGACCAAGCCCTTGAAATAGATCCATCAAACACCATTGCACTCTACAATAGAGGTATGTGCTACTACAAACAAGATATTAAACCGGAAGCTTGCCTAGATTTTCATCACTCCTGCCGCCTAAACAATACAAATGCGTGCAAGATGATCATTACTTATTGCACAAAACAGGTTAAGTAACGAACCCATTCCAATACATTTAAAAGCATTGCCTCCAAGGTAATGCTTTTTTCATTTAGGTATTACTAAAGACATCTATTCCAATTTATAAGCCAGCAGATTACTACAAAAACCGACACCCAAACGCGAATATGTTTTGAAACACTTTCACTAAAAATGAAATAAAAGTAAAATATTTGGTAATAAAAATAACAATTTGCAACTTCGAACCGTAATAACTATCAATTATGGAAGTCAAATAGTGATTTTCTTTGACAATTCGAAAGCAAACCATCATAAAAAGAACAATCATGATAAGCGATTTAAACAAGATTTGGTCGGACAGTGGTAAGGAAATGAAGAAATCTGCAATTAGAGAATTGCTGAAACTTACACAACGACCTGACATCCTTTCTTTTGCAGGTGGGCTTCCTGCTCCAGAAACATTCCCAATAGAGCAGCTAAAAGAGATTACTGCTGAAGTTTATGATAACGAGGGAGCACAAGCACTTCAGTATGGAGCAACCGAAGGAGACGGAAAACTTCGCAAAATATTGGTTGAGAGATACAAGAACCAAGGCCTTAATATTAGTATTGACAACCTAATTATACTAACATCATCCCAACAAGGTCTCGATTTAGTTCCAAAGATATTTATAAATCGAGGTGACAAAATCATTTGCGGGCTTCCCTCCTACCTTGGCGCTTTGCAATCGTTCCATAATTATGGTGCACAAATGGTAGGCATCAGTTTAGACGAGCATGGTATGCGCAGCGACTTGCTCGGTCAAAAATTGGAAGAGATGAAGCAGAATGGCGAAAAGCCAAAGTTTGTTTACATCATCCCCGATTTCCAAAATCCAGCCGGCATTACGATGCCCGAATGGCGTAGAAAAGAGATCATTGTTCTCTGTCAAAAATATGATGTATTAATATTAGAAGACAGCCCATACCGCGAAATCCGCTTCGAAGGTGCGCCTCAAAAAACCATCTTCGAACTCGATAATGCCAATAATGTCATATTGCTAGGAACGTTCTCAAAGATATTTGTTCCAGGGTTCCGTATTGGTTGGGTAATTGCCAACGAAGCGATTATAGACAAGATCGTTATGGCGAAGCAGGCAACAGACCTCTGCACACCACCTTTCCTACAAAAGATTTCCGCCAACTACCTTGAGAAGGGCTACTTTGATCAGAATCTTGGTAACATCATCTCCATTTACCGCAAAAAGCGCGATGCCATGCTTTCGGCACTGAGCGAGTATATGCCCGAGGGAGTGAGCTGGACCAAACCAGAGGGAGGACTATTCCTGTTTATCACACTTCCGAGCCATATGGATGCTGAAAAACTTTTTGAGATTGCCATTAAAGAGAATGTTGCGTTTGTTCTTGGAAGCGTATTCCATTGCGATGGTAGTGGAAGAAACACCCTTCGTATGAACTTCTCCTACATGAGCGAGGAGCAGAACAAGGAAGGCGTCCGTCGATTAGCCAATGCGGTTAAAAAACTTATGTAATAATTCAACACAACGATAAAGGAAACTACCCGACCGATTAGGTTGGGTAGTTTTTTTTTACATTTACGGCATGAAGCTTTCCATTATCATTGTCAGCTATAACGTTAAACACTTCCTCGACCAGTGCCTACAAACTGTTCAAGCAGCAACGGCAGGTCTTGATGCAGAAGTATTTGTAGTTGATAACTTATCTGGTGACGGATCCTGCGAAATGGTTCGGGAAAAACACCCTTGGGTAAACCTTATCGAAAATAAGCAAAATACTGGCTTTGCAGTTGCCAACAACCAAGCAATACAGCTTTCGAAAGGAGAGTATATACTACTGTTGAACCCCGATACGCTGGTTCAGGAACAAACATTTTCGAAGTGCATTGATTTCATGGATAGCCATCCGGATGCGGGGGCAATGGGCGTAAAAATGATTGATGGCAAGGGGAACTACCTGCCCGAGTCGAAGCGAGGACTTCCCACACCTGCAGTAGCATTCTACAAAATCTCCGGCATCATAAAATTAAGGCCAAGATCGGCTCGATTTGCCAAATACTACATGGGGCATCTTCCTGCCGACAAAACAAATGAGGTGGAGATTCTGGCTGGAGCCTTTATGTTTATGCGCATGAAAACGCTCAACATAGCAGGTTTACTCGACGAAGATTTCTTTATGTATGGCGAAGATATCGACCTTTCCTACCGAATATTGAAGGCTGGGTATAAAAACTACTACTTCGCGGAAACATCCATAATTCATTACAAAGGGGAAAGCACAAAAAAAGGGAGCATAAACTACGTAATGGTATTCTACAAGGCGATGATCTTGTTTGCGCAAAAACATTTCTCCTCCGGAGATGCCCAACTTTATACCTCAGCAATTCGCTTTGCGATTTACCTCCGAGCACTAATTTCTCTAATAAAGAGAGGACTTACCAAAATCATCCTGCCATTGCTCGACAGCCTAACGGCGTCCATAGGTTATTTAACCATTACACACGTCTGGGGTTCTAACATGAAGGGTGTTCCATTTCCCACAAACCTCACCAACCCATTCCTTGCCGGGATTATTATTATTTTTCTGCTATCCATATTTCTTAGTGGAGGGTATGACCGACCTCTTCGGCTGAACAAGGTATGGAAAGGAGTCGTAATCGCGGCGATTACCATACTCCTATTCTACAATTTTTTACCCGAGAAATTTCGATTTTCAAGAGCAATTATTGCGTCAAGCGCCACAATCATACTCTTGTTGATCCCAACCATGAGGATTGTTGCCGGAAAAATCCTTGGAAAAGGATTCATTCCGCTTAAACCAAAAAAAATCAAAAAAATAATCGTTGCCGATACAAATGAAACGGATAGGATTAACAAACTGCTGGAACTATCAGGAGCACAAGGTGAAGTAAGTCAGTTTAACCCAACCCAAATCAATTATAACTTCGATCAACAACTACTAATACTTAAGGAGAAAATAAGGGTACAAAAGATTGATGAAGTAATTTTTTCCGCCAACGACTTATCTACTACCGATATTATAACATTGATGCTGCAGCTATCATCGCTCAATTGCGATTTCAAAATTGCACCCACAAAAGGGTTGTCCCTTATTGGCAGCAACTCAATTGAAACTGCAGGTGATCTTTACACTATTGGGCAAGAAACGCTAGCATCTACAACAAACCGAAGGCTAAAAAGAATTATTGACTTTAGTTTCGGACTTTTCTTTTTATCAACCATTCCTCTTTGGCTTCCAGTAAACAAAAAGCCTAAAACTTTCTTATTTCGTATTCTAAAATTACTTATTGGAAAAGAAACAGTAGTGGGTTACCTCCACAACGACCCTCAACTAAAACTACTCCCTAACCTAAAACATGGGATTATATCACCTAGCAATGCCCTATCTATTAATACTGAAAATGCACACACAACAAATTTAATGTATGCAAAAAACTATACTGCTGCGGGAGACATCTTAATTATCCTAAAGAGTTTTCCTAACCTTATTAAAGGAAACTTTTAAGGGTTAACATTGAACAAAACCTCCTAGTTATTCTTTATTAGGTAGAAAAAAGAAAGCCAGCACAATGAGAAATATTGAGGTAATCCTCCCTGCCATGGGTGAAGGAATAATAGATGCAACTATTACAAAATGGTTAGTAGCCCTTGGCCAAAATGTAGAAGAGGATACACCTATTGTTGAAATAGCTACAGACAAAGTCGATTCTGAAATACCCGCTCCTGCTGCTGGCAAACTAACGTCAGTATTATTTAAGGAGGGAGAAATACCTAAAGTTGGCCAAGTAATTGCGATAATTGAGGTAGAAGGAGAAGAGGACACACCTATTGCTTCGAAAGTTAATTCAAAAACTTCAGAGGTAATATCACCAACAAGTTCTATTCCAGAGAATAAAAGTGCGGGTACAACCCAACCTATCAGCTCCGATATTTTCCTTTCACCATTGGTTCGGAGTATTGCCAAGGAAGAAAATGTGTCGAATGCAGAAATGGCAACCGTTAGAGGAAGCGGCGTGGATGGCAGAGTCACAAAGGAGGACATGCTCAGTTTCCTAAAAAGCAGGCATATTGCTCCCACAAAAACAACTCAAAACAAGCCAACCCCAGCACAGCCGACAAAGTCGTCAGAAAATTTACAGGAAATAGAAGTAGTTCCAATGGATCGTATGCGAAAGATCATTGCCGATCACATGGTAATGTCAAAGCAAACGTCGCCCCACGTAACCAGTTTTATAGATGTGGATTTAACCGGAATCGTTAAATGGCGAGATCGTGTTAAGAATGATTTCCAGAAAAAGGAAGGACAAAAACTCACCTACACACCCATATTTTTCGAAGCCATTGCTAAGGCGATAAAAGAATTTCCTGGGATTAATGCTTCTGTTGATGGTGACCGGATTCTACTCAAGAAAAGGATCAATTTGGGAATGGCAACAGCGCTACCCAGTGGCAACTTGATAGTTCCCGTGATAAAAAATGCAGAACACTTAAGCCTCACTGGTATGGCATTTGCGGTAAACGATCTTGCCGAAAGAGCCCGAAACAACAACTTACTGCTCGATGAAATTCAAGGCGGTACCTTTACCGTCACAAACCTTGGAGCGTTTGACACACTAGCAGGAACACCCATAATTAATCAGCCGCAAGTGGCCATTTTAGCCATCGGTGCTATCAAAAAAACACCCGTTGTGATTGAATCGGAGTTGGGCGACACCATAGGAATACGATCCATCGCCATACTTTCGCTTGCCTACGACCACCGCGTGGTGGATGGTGCACTAGGAGGAATGTTTCTGCGACGAATTAAAACACTGCTCGAACAGTTCGACACCAACCGAACTTACTAAGATAATCGACCGACAAAAATAACCTTGTCGGTCGAATTTTTTTGTAGCCATAATCAAAAACAAACAGGATCAACGGCTTACTACGATTGTTACTTCGAACTAAAATAAAATAATTAATCTTCGAGGAGAACAGCTGTACACCCTCCAATCATTGAGGATGTATAAAAAAAGAGGAATAGATCTCCGCCCATTGTATTGTAATAATTGAATATATATTTTCATTAGATAAATCTTTTTCCCATTTTTGTTCTCGTAAGGAAACATTTAAGCGATGCATTAAATCAAAATATCAAGAAGGTGGGGCGATCGACTGTTTCAATTTGTATCCTATTTTTCATTAATATATCCCTCGGGTTTTCCCAGAAAGAATCATACTACAAGCGTGTATTTGTAGATGCGGAGTACTATGTACTATACGAGGAATATAGGGATGCGCTTCCCTTGTACAA
This window contains:
- a CDS encoding ChaN family lipoprotein, translated to MKKMVASLILSLLAIVIQAQEVVPYRIFNSKASIVSFEILAEQANNSDVVFFGELHNSAIAHWLELELAVSMQKRFSSNLVLGAEMFEADNQLLLDELLEKRIPIQKFEADGRFWPNYKTDYKPLVEFALANKLRFVATNIPRRYAAAVGKDGLFILNSFSADAKRYFAPLPILYDTSLSCYKSMQSMAMASGGHGPAYIVDAQAAKDATMAHFIMLNFPKEGAFLHFNGSYHSDNHEGIVDLVHRKMPKLKILVITTVEQDQLETLDDENEGHADFTIVVNSRITKTY
- the alaS gene encoding alanine--tRNA ligase, translated to MNSKQVRTAFLEFFRSKQHEVVPSAPMVVKNDPTLMFTNAGMNQFKDIFLNISAPKYSRVANSQKCLRVSGKHNDLEEVGHDTYHHTMFEMLGNWSFGNYFKKEAINWAWEFLVEELKLPKERLYATVFEGNAEEGIDPDSEALALWKQYLPENRIIWGNKKDNFWEMGDSGPCGPCSELHIDLRSDELRALIPGETLVNTSDPLVIEVWNLVFIQFNRKANGALEPLPAKHVDTGMGFERLCMAVQGKQSNYDTDVFQPIIQKIASLSGKVYGSDAKADIAMRVIADHLRAISFAIADGQLPSNVKAGYVIRRILRRAVRYGFTFLGFTEPSLYKLVQTLVDQMGDAYPDLKKQQQLVEKVIAEEESSFLRTLDTGIRLLDQHIEVARKDGKLEISGSSAFELYDTFGFPLDLTELILREKGMSVDRDGFNKAMEVQKERSRAAAVTETDDWVEVKPLTTVEFVGYDNIESEVNICRYRTVKAKNKTLYQLVFDRTPFYAESGGQVGDSGYIEADGERIVIIDTQKENNLIVHITETLPKNPSVSFHAAINTHQRQLTANNHSATHLLHEALRETLGTHVEQKGSLVNPENIRFDFAHFQKLSEEDIAKIEAIVNRKIRENHALVERRNTPIAEAQKLGAMALFGEKYGDSVRVIQFGTSVELCGGTHVSASGKIGFFKITSEGAISAGVRRIEAITADRAEQFINESLNEIKEAKTLLNNNGPIAHGIQKMLEENKRLTKELEGLMKEKLSIIKEALKAKAKVLNGVTLIAETFDLSPDSIKDLAYQLKGEIVNLAFVAGSIAGGKPSLTIMLSDSVMKEKGLNASTIVREAAKEIQGGGGGQPFFASAGGKNIDGIQAAIAKATSLITQ
- a CDS encoding RDD family protein, with amino-acid sequence MELIEKTEPKYAGFWLRFVANIIDQLLLQTVIVIFTLPLIFGMVTGIITASKEQGDASKAIAIISVVMGFVALLFAVSLIVGWLYYAIMESSKQQGTLGKMALGIKVTDIEGNKITFTRATGRYFGKIISNMTIYIGYIMAGFTVKKQALHDIIADCLVIKKDN
- the recR gene encoding recombination mediator RecR; the encoded protein is MNLINFPSKHLENAVEELSKLPGVGKKTALRLALHLLKQPQEDVERFGRSVIEMRTQTQYCSLCHNISDSETCSICASPRRDHSLVCVVESVRDVMSIENTGSFSGVYHVLGGIISPMEGVGPSDLKIDSLVNKIASGTVKEIILALSTTMEGETTNFYIFRKIRNHSVTVTTIARGIGFGDELEYTDEVTLSRSIKNRILFDAGTNTL
- a CDS encoding tetratricopeptide repeat protein produces the protein MKNVFFIFLLLSSLVGTSYGQDYESALKTGFEKIDKKDFKGAIEDFKIALKSKPGDLDATYGLIASNLFSDNIKEAQSLLSSALVGNPNYAGFLLAQAIISIKKNELDNAISFLDKAAEQNNKTFEEQIILNRGSLKVKREDYEGALADFNKLLAINPSNGGAYSNIGILYYKQEKYKEAITSFDQALEIDPSNTIALYNRGMCYYKQDIKPEACLDFHHSCRLNNTNACKMIITYCTKQVK
- a CDS encoding sodium:solute symporter, encoding MSPLLVSFIIVFYFVVLVGISYLTTRKVDSKSFFGGTRKSPWYIIAIGMIGTSISGVTFISVPGAVYTEQFSYLQMVLGFLVGYLVVANVLLPLYYRLNLTSIYSYLESRFGFFSYKTGALFFLLSRSIGSAFRLYIVAIVLQTVIFDKVGVPFWVSVSVTIGLIYLYTYKGGVKTIIWTDLVQTFAMLTAVVLCLVLVSNAMGFSFGQMVDAVHNSKYSRVWFFDDPMSKLYFWKQFLAGVFIPIVMTGLDQDQMQKNLSCRSLSDAKKNMYWYSLMFVPINLIFMSMGVLLVLYAQRIGLDIPAKTDKLFPLIATGGYLHATLGVTFVVGVIAAAYSSADSALTALTTSFTVDILGAGKYDETRLKRIRTMVHLGMSLLLIAIILLFKAINNEAVIKAIYTVAGYTYGPLLGLYAFGVLTKRRVRDYLVPVAAVLAPILCFGATYLFAIGFELLIYNGVVTFVLIWLTGIGLKVSNK
- a CDS encoding aminotransferase-like domain-containing protein → MISDLNKIWSDSGKEMKKSAIRELLKLTQRPDILSFAGGLPAPETFPIEQLKEITAEVYDNEGAQALQYGATEGDGKLRKILVERYKNQGLNISIDNLIILTSSQQGLDLVPKIFINRGDKIICGLPSYLGALQSFHNYGAQMVGISLDEHGMRSDLLGQKLEEMKQNGEKPKFVYIIPDFQNPAGITMPEWRRKEIIVLCQKYDVLILEDSPYREIRFEGAPQKTIFELDNANNVILLGTFSKIFVPGFRIGWVIANEAIIDKIVMAKQATDLCTPPFLQKISANYLEKGYFDQNLGNIISIYRKKRDAMLSALSEYMPEGVSWTKPEGGLFLFITLPSHMDAEKLFEIAIKENVAFVLGSVFHCDGSGRNTLRMNFSYMSEEQNKEGVRRLANAVKKLM